A single region of the Corallococcus silvisoli genome encodes:
- a CDS encoding FKBP-type peptidyl-prolyl cis-trans isomerase, translated as MKKTILIAAMLSLTACQGQGAKPGETSATGSTTAVTAGAPQTEEQKTFYALGLSIGRSIGVFDMTPQELEFVKAGLTAQVTGQKSDVDLDTYGPKLQELARERSLRKATAEKEKSAKFLEEKAKEPGAQKTESGLVYKETQAGTGPQPQATDIVKVHYKGTLADGKEFDSSYKRGEPTQFPLQGVIKCWTEGLQKMKVGGKAELTCPSDIAYGDRGAPPNIPGGAALVFDVELLEIVKPPETPPGMPGGMGATPPPGSKAPPTAKPPPAAKPPPATK; from the coding sequence ATGAAGAAGACGATCCTGATTGCGGCAATGTTGAGCCTGACGGCGTGTCAGGGCCAGGGCGCCAAGCCGGGCGAGACCAGCGCCACGGGCTCCACCACGGCGGTCACCGCCGGCGCTCCTCAGACCGAGGAGCAGAAGACGTTCTACGCGCTGGGCCTGTCCATCGGCCGCAGCATCGGCGTCTTCGACATGACCCCGCAGGAGCTGGAGTTCGTGAAGGCGGGCCTCACCGCGCAGGTGACCGGCCAGAAGTCCGACGTGGACCTGGACACCTACGGTCCCAAGCTCCAGGAGCTCGCCCGCGAGCGTTCGCTCCGCAAGGCCACCGCGGAGAAGGAGAAGTCCGCCAAGTTCCTGGAGGAGAAGGCCAAGGAGCCCGGCGCCCAGAAGACCGAGTCCGGCCTCGTCTACAAGGAGACCCAGGCGGGCACCGGTCCCCAGCCCCAGGCCACCGACATCGTGAAGGTGCACTACAAGGGCACGCTCGCGGACGGCAAGGAGTTCGACTCCTCCTACAAGCGCGGTGAGCCCACGCAGTTCCCGCTCCAGGGCGTCATCAAGTGCTGGACCGAGGGCCTCCAGAAGATGAAGGTCGGCGGCAAGGCGGAGCTCACCTGCCCCTCCGACATCGCCTACGGCGACCGCGGCGCGCCCCCGAACATCCCCGGCGGCGCCGCCCTGGTGTTCGACGTGGAGCTGCTGGAGATCGTGAAGCCCCCCGAGACTCCTCCGGGCATGCCCGGTGGCATGGGCGCGACCCCGCCCCCCGGCTCCAAGGCGCCCCCGACCGCCAAGCCGCCTCCGGCCGCGAAGCCGCCCCCGGCGACCAAGTAG
- a CDS encoding dienelactone hydrolase family protein, producing the protein MKRLTWVLAAALMLGACATSKPSEVARAPSPTGAVSEEEFKAMHTLRTDAAPARKGQEVTLSDGSKAYLSLPENATGPLPGIIVIHEWWGLNEHVQHWTDRLAAEGYAALAVDLYHGKVATNSTEALALVKAVDDAQASKTVLAAHAFLKGDPRIQAPRTGSIGWCFGGGWSLETAMLVPELSAAVLYYGHPVTDPEKLSTIKAQVLGIFGTKDKSIPQETVRAFEKALEEAGVRSRIVEYDADHAFANPSGPRYDERAAASAWAETSAFLARTLKR; encoded by the coding sequence ATGAAGCGGCTCACGTGGGTGTTGGCGGCGGCGCTGATGCTGGGCGCCTGCGCGACGAGCAAGCCTTCGGAGGTGGCGCGCGCGCCGTCCCCCACGGGCGCCGTCTCCGAGGAGGAGTTCAAGGCCATGCACACCCTGCGCACGGACGCCGCGCCCGCGCGCAAGGGCCAGGAGGTGACGCTGTCCGACGGCTCCAAGGCCTACCTGAGCCTGCCGGAGAACGCGACGGGGCCCCTGCCCGGCATCATCGTCATCCACGAGTGGTGGGGCCTCAACGAGCACGTGCAGCACTGGACGGACCGGCTGGCGGCGGAGGGCTACGCGGCGCTCGCGGTGGACCTCTACCACGGCAAGGTGGCCACCAACTCCACGGAGGCGCTCGCGCTCGTGAAGGCGGTGGATGACGCCCAGGCCTCGAAGACGGTGCTCGCCGCGCACGCGTTCCTCAAGGGCGACCCGCGCATCCAGGCCCCTCGCACCGGCAGCATCGGCTGGTGCTTCGGCGGCGGCTGGTCGCTGGAGACCGCCATGCTGGTGCCGGAGCTGAGCGCGGCGGTCCTCTACTACGGCCACCCGGTGACGGACCCCGAGAAGCTCTCCACCATCAAGGCGCAGGTGCTGGGCATCTTCGGCACGAAGGACAAGTCCATCCCCCAGGAGACGGTGCGCGCCTTCGAGAAGGCGCTGGAGGAGGCGGGCGTGCGCAGCCGCATCGTGGAGTACGACGCGGACCACGCCTTCGCCAACCCATCCGGTCCCCGCTACGACGAGCGCGCCGCCGCGTCCGCCTGGGCGGAGACGTCCGCGTTCCTCGCGCGAACGCTCAAGCGCTGA
- a CDS encoding CAP domain-containing protein: MRRPPVLRPVSAALLLTPFLLLACIPDGDTGEQPPDAGAQDDAGTQGDGGAADDAGTLTPFATDMLEAHNAARAAAQPTPSPALSPLTWDPAVADVARKWADNCKFEHNAGRGNAGENIAAATPGVWDTKGAVKIWVDEAADYDYAKNTCASGQVCGHYTQVVWRNSSRLGCATKRCTTGSPFGGSGTWDFWVCNYAPPGNYVGQRPY, encoded by the coding sequence ATGCGCCGCCCTCCCGTCCTGCGTCCCGTGTCCGCCGCCCTCCTGCTCACGCCGTTCCTCCTGCTCGCCTGCATCCCTGACGGGGACACGGGCGAGCAGCCCCCGGACGCGGGCGCGCAGGACGACGCGGGCACCCAGGGCGACGGCGGAGCCGCTGACGACGCGGGGACGCTGACCCCGTTCGCCACCGACATGCTGGAGGCCCACAACGCGGCCCGCGCCGCCGCGCAGCCCACGCCGTCGCCCGCGCTCAGCCCGCTCACGTGGGACCCGGCCGTGGCGGACGTCGCGCGGAAGTGGGCGGACAACTGCAAGTTCGAGCACAACGCCGGCCGGGGCAACGCGGGGGAGAACATCGCCGCCGCCACGCCGGGCGTCTGGGACACGAAGGGCGCGGTGAAGATCTGGGTGGATGAGGCGGCGGACTACGACTACGCGAAGAACACCTGCGCGTCGGGACAGGTCTGCGGCCACTACACGCAGGTGGTGTGGCGCAACAGCAGCCGCCTGGGCTGCGCCACGAAGCGCTGCACCACGGGCTCGCCCTTCGGCGGGTCGGGCACCTGGGACTTCTGGGTGTGCAACTACGCGCCGCCGGGCAACTACGTGGGCCAGCGCCCCTACTGA
- a CDS encoding tetratricopeptide repeat protein produces MVKESYRAQWDRSRAYLETGDLGLALQELRDALTLAPDDAVLWEEIFNLSLIGGLPQNALAAALRLRQLAPENPNFIGLHAMAALLAGKLTEAVPLFEEVLQREPESVEARRQLARALDIAGQRTRVRTLLEEAVARAPTETGAANDLAVHYLDHVPTEGPALAARVLAPVLEAHPADPTTHFNLALALRVSDPAQARHHAERVLQGDDKALRAQAQQLLTLLPA; encoded by the coding sequence ATGGTGAAGGAGTCCTACCGCGCGCAGTGGGATCGCTCGCGGGCGTATCTGGAGACGGGGGACCTGGGCCTGGCGCTCCAGGAGCTGCGGGACGCGCTGACGCTGGCGCCGGACGACGCGGTCCTCTGGGAGGAGATCTTCAACCTCTCGCTCATCGGCGGGCTCCCGCAGAACGCCCTGGCCGCCGCGCTGCGGCTGCGCCAGCTGGCGCCGGAGAACCCCAACTTCATCGGCTTGCACGCCATGGCCGCGCTGCTCGCCGGCAAGCTGACGGAGGCCGTGCCCCTCTTCGAGGAGGTCCTCCAGCGGGAGCCGGAGTCGGTGGAGGCGCGCCGGCAGCTCGCGCGGGCGCTGGACATCGCGGGCCAGCGCACCCGGGTGCGCACGCTGCTGGAGGAGGCCGTCGCGCGGGCGCCCACGGAGACGGGCGCGGCCAACGACCTCGCGGTGCACTACCTGGACCACGTCCCCACGGAAGGCCCGGCGCTCGCGGCGCGCGTCCTGGCGCCGGTGCTGGAGGCCCATCCCGCGGACCCCACCACGCACTTCAACCTGGCGCTGGCGCTGCGCGTGAGCGACCCGGCCCAGGCACGCCACCACGCGGAGCGGGTCCTCCAGGGGGACGACAAGGCCCTGCGCGCCCAGGCGCAGCAGCTGCTCACCCTGCTTCCCGCCTGA
- a CDS encoding CAP domain-containing protein, producing MALPLFRRGPAALLLALLTGCGSSASAQRPVSASTKASATAAARKASTPAPAEGARKPVPSAAELKRDMVAAHNAARAQASRPTPKPALPALTWSDEAARKAEAYAKECRFEHNPNRGAFGENLAAATPDTWTTAQVVKGWADESADYDFARGTCKPGKMCGHYTQVVWRTTKAVGCATRLCTKNSPFGASVGTWQLWVCDYAPPGNWVGEKPY from the coding sequence ATGGCTCTTCCTCTGTTCCGCCGCGGGCCCGCCGCGTTGCTGCTGGCCCTGCTCACCGGGTGTGGCTCCAGCGCGAGCGCGCAGCGCCCGGTGTCCGCCTCCACGAAGGCCTCCGCCACCGCCGCCGCGCGCAAGGCCTCCACGCCCGCGCCGGCGGAGGGCGCCCGCAAGCCGGTGCCGTCCGCCGCGGAGCTGAAGCGCGACATGGTGGCCGCGCACAACGCGGCGCGCGCCCAGGCCTCGCGCCCCACGCCGAAGCCCGCGCTGCCCGCGCTCACCTGGTCCGACGAGGCCGCGCGCAAGGCGGAGGCGTACGCGAAGGAGTGCCGCTTCGAGCACAACCCGAACCGGGGCGCCTTTGGAGAGAACCTGGCCGCCGCGACGCCGGACACCTGGACCACGGCGCAGGTGGTGAAGGGGTGGGCGGACGAGTCCGCCGACTACGACTTCGCGCGCGGCACCTGCAAGCCGGGGAAGATGTGCGGCCACTACACGCAGGTGGTGTGGCGCACCACGAAGGCGGTGGGCTGCGCGACGCGGCTGTGCACGAAGAACTCGCCCTTTGGCGCGAGCGTGGGCACGTGGCAGCTGTGGGTGTGCGACTACGCGCCGCCGGGCAACTGGGTGGGTGAGAAGCCCTACTGA
- a CDS encoding DUF1552 domain-containing protein, protein MSRIPVLSRRTVLRGMGTLLALPLLDVMRPRVARAAAPAPRRFVTFYTPCGIHMPKWTPEAEGAGWGLTPTLASLAPVKNDVLVLSGLNNLPGKPDGDGHHAAATAAFLSCRKAYKTEGTNIRTGISMDQVLANSVGKATRFPSLELGIDQGKGIGNCDSGYACPYANNIAWAGPATPVPKETKPRAAFDRLFADFDPGATQAELAKRKAYGLSIIDTVRSDAKALEGKLGTTDRRKLDEYFTGVRELELRVNAMDGIGPQCGAVAAPADTVDVREKTKAMLDLIVLAFQCDLTRTCTFMLGNARSERVYSFLGLSGEHHAYSHHQRAQANYDALAKIDKWEVEQFSYLLQRMKGVLEEGGTLLDHSVAYFSSEIADGNMHEHKNLPILLAGRAGGAISPGRHVRYPGVPLANLYASLLTMLGVPTTTFGDDGTGPLTGLDG, encoded by the coding sequence ATGAGCCGCATCCCTGTGTTGTCCCGCCGGACCGTGCTGCGGGGCATGGGCACGCTGCTGGCGCTGCCCCTGCTGGACGTCATGCGTCCCCGGGTGGCCCGCGCCGCCGCGCCCGCGCCCCGCCGCTTCGTGACCTTCTACACGCCCTGCGGCATCCACATGCCCAAGTGGACCCCGGAGGCGGAGGGCGCGGGCTGGGGCCTGACGCCCACGCTGGCGTCGCTGGCGCCGGTGAAGAACGACGTGCTGGTGCTGAGCGGGTTGAACAACCTGCCGGGGAAGCCGGACGGTGACGGACACCACGCCGCCGCGACGGCCGCGTTCCTCAGCTGCCGCAAGGCCTACAAGACCGAAGGCACCAACATCCGCACCGGCATCTCCATGGACCAGGTGCTGGCGAACTCCGTGGGCAAGGCCACGCGCTTCCCGTCGCTGGAGCTGGGCATCGACCAGGGCAAGGGCATTGGCAACTGCGACTCCGGCTACGCGTGCCCGTACGCGAACAACATCGCGTGGGCGGGGCCGGCCACGCCCGTGCCCAAGGAGACGAAGCCCCGCGCCGCCTTCGACCGGCTCTTCGCGGACTTCGATCCGGGCGCCACCCAGGCGGAGCTGGCGAAGCGCAAGGCGTATGGCCTGAGCATCATCGACACCGTGCGCTCCGACGCGAAGGCGCTCGAGGGGAAGCTGGGCACCACCGACCGGCGCAAGCTGGACGAGTACTTCACCGGCGTGCGCGAGCTGGAGCTGCGCGTCAACGCGATGGACGGCATCGGTCCGCAGTGCGGCGCGGTGGCGGCGCCCGCGGACACCGTGGACGTGCGCGAGAAGACGAAGGCGATGCTGGACCTCATCGTGCTCGCGTTCCAGTGCGACCTGACCCGCACGTGCACCTTCATGCTGGGCAACGCGCGCAGCGAGCGCGTGTATTCGTTCCTGGGGCTCTCCGGCGAGCACCACGCGTACTCGCACCACCAGCGGGCCCAGGCCAACTACGACGCGCTGGCGAAGATCGACAAGTGGGAGGTGGAGCAGTTCTCCTACCTCCTCCAGCGGATGAAGGGCGTGCTGGAGGAGGGCGGGACGCTGCTGGACCACAGCGTGGCGTACTTCTCCAGTGAGATCGCCGACGGCAACATGCACGAGCACAAGAACCTGCCCATCCTGCTCGCGGGCCGCGCGGGAGGCGCCATCTCCCCGGGCCGGCACGTGCGCTACCCGGGGGTGCCGCTCGCGAACCTCTACGCGTCCCTGCTCACCATGCTCGGCGTGCCCACGACCACCTTTGGCGACGACGGCACGGGCCCCCTGACCGGCCTGGACGGTTAG
- a CDS encoding DUF1592 domain-containing protein, giving the protein MGLAVLLLLGCNDSPPRARVLPGPEAPEEPNTSVDPQDTLCRSESRDPGRVTLHRLNRAEYDNTVRDLLGDTSTPARDFPPDDHGFGFDNNADVLSMSPLLMEKYSHAAQVLVETAWAKGRFSACALNPAQPEPCARKLLRDFARKAWRRPVTEQEVEGLVAFIARAGQQGDGPEVGVKLALRSVLVSPHFLFRVELDAEPTSTAPHPIGDVELASRLSYFLWSSMPDEALLQAAEGGHLHEPSVLEAQVRRMLADPKARALVDNFAGQWLYTRALDFSQPEPRYGFDEPLRQAMRQETQLVFQEFVSGNHRFKDLLDAPFTYVNDRLAAHYGLPLPGTNAMTRVDLQGHPERAGLFGKGALLTVTANPDRTSPVKRGVWVLEQLLCKAPPPPPPDAGGLAPTVDPTLNIKARMAQHRANPTCAGCHTLMDPLGFGMENFDPVGRWRTKEEGGAAVDSSGELPGGKTFTGVVELRGVVKQDPDLSACMTRHLLTYALGRGAEAADRCTVRDISQQAEAQGGRFTDYILAIVRSGAFLQRHGEAEVSKP; this is encoded by the coding sequence ATGGGCCTCGCGGTATTGCTGCTCCTGGGGTGCAACGACTCACCGCCCAGGGCCCGGGTGCTGCCGGGACCGGAGGCTCCCGAGGAGCCGAACACCTCCGTGGATCCGCAGGACACGCTGTGTCGCTCCGAGTCGCGCGACCCGGGCCGCGTGACCCTGCACCGCCTCAACCGCGCCGAGTATGACAACACCGTGCGCGACCTGCTGGGGGACACCAGCACGCCCGCGCGCGACTTCCCGCCTGACGACCACGGCTTCGGCTTCGACAACAACGCGGACGTGCTCAGCATGTCTCCGCTGCTGATGGAGAAGTACTCGCACGCGGCCCAGGTGCTGGTGGAGACCGCGTGGGCGAAGGGCCGGTTCTCCGCCTGCGCGCTGAACCCCGCCCAGCCGGAGCCGTGCGCCCGCAAGCTGCTGCGGGACTTCGCGCGCAAGGCCTGGCGCCGCCCGGTGACGGAGCAGGAGGTGGAGGGGCTGGTCGCGTTCATCGCGCGGGCCGGACAGCAAGGGGACGGGCCGGAGGTGGGCGTGAAGCTGGCGCTGCGCTCGGTGCTGGTGTCCCCGCACTTCCTCTTCCGCGTGGAGCTGGACGCGGAGCCCACGTCCACCGCGCCGCACCCCATTGGCGACGTGGAGCTGGCGAGCCGCCTGTCGTACTTCCTCTGGAGCAGCATGCCGGACGAGGCGCTGCTCCAGGCCGCGGAGGGCGGACACCTGCATGAGCCCTCGGTCCTGGAGGCGCAGGTGCGGCGCATGCTGGCGGACCCCAAGGCTCGCGCGCTGGTGGACAACTTCGCGGGCCAGTGGCTCTACACGCGCGCGCTCGACTTCTCCCAGCCGGAGCCGCGCTACGGCTTCGACGAGCCGCTGCGGCAGGCCATGCGCCAGGAGACGCAGCTCGTCTTCCAGGAGTTCGTCAGCGGCAACCACCGGTTCAAGGACCTGCTGGACGCGCCCTTCACCTACGTGAACGACCGGCTGGCCGCGCACTACGGCCTGCCGCTGCCCGGCACCAACGCGATGACGCGCGTGGACCTGCAGGGCCACCCGGAGCGCGCGGGCCTCTTCGGGAAGGGCGCGCTGCTCACCGTCACCGCCAACCCGGATCGCACCTCCCCGGTGAAGCGCGGGGTGTGGGTGCTGGAGCAGCTGCTGTGCAAGGCGCCGCCGCCGCCGCCGCCCGACGCGGGCGGGCTGGCCCCGACGGTGGACCCCACGCTCAACATCAAGGCGCGCATGGCGCAGCACCGCGCGAACCCCACCTGCGCGGGCTGTCACACGCTGATGGATCCGCTGGGCTTCGGCATGGAGAACTTCGACCCGGTGGGCCGCTGGCGCACGAAGGAGGAAGGCGGCGCGGCGGTGGACTCCAGCGGCGAGCTGCCCGGGGGCAAGACGTTCACCGGCGTGGTGGAGCTGCGCGGGGTGGTGAAGCAGGACCCGGACCTGTCCGCCTGCATGACGCGCCACCTGCTCACCTATGCCCTGGGGCGCGGCGCGGAGGCCGCGGACCGCTGCACCGTGCGCGACATCTCCCAGCAAGCCGAGGCCCAGGGGGGCCGTTTCACTGACTACATTCTCGCCATCGTCCGCAGCGGCGCGTTCCTGCAACGGCATGGCGAGGCGGAGGTTTCCAAGCCATGA
- a CDS encoding M3 family metallopeptidase, which translates to MWHDGPAIHVVSPVEEVPLRIPALTVVAALAATGCSNGSITQNREAMARVAANAAAKPALAPVKGSEPLAGTPDAYKALCKADLERAQAQVTALKKLDPKTNGMGVLKAYDEAQTAIINAANRSSLTHEVHPDAAMRDASRECEQQVDATSVALSQDRGVYDALSLVNLDKADEPTRHWVDRTLLDFRRAGVDRDEATRAKVKTLNEEILKLGQQFGQNIAEDTRTVALTAKELDGLPEDYKKAHAPGADGKVVITSNYPDYFPFMTYAKNAKAREKLWRAYRQRAFPKNQAVLAQLIEKRNELATLLGYDNYAAFTTETRMTRTQQAAADFIDQLAQATEGRAKKEMAELLARKKKDVKGATSVDPWDQDYYEDRVRAERFGFDSQAVRPYLEYARVKDGVMGITSSLWGVAFQPVKDAKTWHADVEAYDVVDGGKPLGRIYLDMHPRDDKYKHAAQFDLVTGEEGRRLPEGVLVCNFPRPGDLMTHDEVETFFHEFGHLMHAVFSGHQKWTPISGISTERDFVETPSMLLQQWAEQPEVLKSFAKHHETNEPIPAEMVEKLRASKEFGLGLWARRQLFLSAVSLQYYSRAPGFDTSAVLSELQKKLSPFRHEYRDGTHFELAFGHLDGYSAAYYTYLWSSVIAKDLESEFQQKGYLDRDTAMKYRKTVLEPGGSKPAGELVQDFLGRPYAFEAYRAYLDGASKTTGTAKDSK; encoded by the coding sequence ATGTGGCATGACGGGCCCGCGATTCACGTCGTTTCCCCTGTGGAGGAAGTCCCCTTGAGAATCCCCGCGCTCACCGTCGTGGCGGCGCTCGCCGCGACGGGTTGCTCCAACGGCAGCATCACGCAGAACCGCGAGGCCATGGCCCGCGTCGCGGCCAACGCCGCGGCGAAGCCCGCGCTGGCCCCCGTCAAGGGCTCGGAGCCGCTGGCGGGAACGCCGGACGCCTACAAGGCCCTGTGCAAGGCGGACCTGGAGCGGGCGCAGGCGCAGGTGACGGCGCTGAAGAAGTTGGATCCGAAGACGAACGGCATGGGCGTCCTCAAGGCGTACGACGAGGCGCAGACGGCCATCATCAACGCGGCCAACCGCTCCAGCCTCACGCACGAGGTGCACCCGGACGCCGCCATGCGCGACGCGTCCCGCGAGTGCGAGCAGCAGGTGGACGCGACCAGCGTGGCGCTGTCGCAGGACCGCGGCGTGTATGACGCGCTGTCGCTGGTGAACCTGGACAAGGCGGACGAGCCCACGCGTCACTGGGTGGACCGCACGCTGCTGGACTTCCGGCGCGCGGGCGTGGACCGGGACGAGGCCACGCGGGCGAAGGTGAAGACGCTCAACGAGGAGATCCTCAAGCTGGGCCAGCAGTTCGGGCAGAACATCGCGGAGGACACGCGCACCGTGGCCCTCACGGCCAAGGAGCTGGACGGGCTGCCGGAGGACTACAAGAAGGCGCACGCGCCGGGCGCGGACGGCAAGGTGGTCATCACCAGCAACTACCCGGACTACTTCCCGTTCATGACGTACGCGAAGAACGCCAAGGCGCGCGAGAAGCTGTGGCGCGCGTACCGGCAGCGCGCGTTCCCCAAGAACCAGGCGGTGCTCGCGCAGCTCATCGAGAAGCGCAACGAGCTGGCCACGCTGCTGGGCTACGACAACTACGCGGCCTTCACCACCGAGACGCGGATGACGCGCACGCAGCAGGCCGCCGCGGACTTCATCGACCAGCTGGCGCAGGCCACCGAGGGCCGCGCGAAGAAGGAGATGGCGGAGCTCCTGGCGCGCAAGAAGAAGGACGTGAAGGGCGCCACGTCGGTGGATCCGTGGGACCAGGACTACTACGAGGACCGGGTGCGCGCGGAGCGCTTCGGGTTCGACTCGCAGGCGGTGCGGCCCTACCTGGAGTACGCGCGGGTGAAGGACGGCGTGATGGGCATCACGTCCAGCCTGTGGGGCGTGGCCTTCCAGCCGGTGAAGGACGCGAAGACGTGGCACGCCGACGTGGAGGCGTACGACGTCGTGGACGGCGGCAAGCCGCTGGGCCGCATCTACCTGGACATGCACCCGCGCGACGACAAGTACAAGCACGCGGCGCAGTTCGACCTGGTGACGGGCGAGGAGGGCCGGCGGTTGCCGGAGGGCGTGCTGGTGTGCAACTTCCCGCGCCCCGGCGACCTGATGACGCACGACGAGGTGGAGACGTTCTTCCACGAGTTCGGCCACCTGATGCACGCCGTCTTCTCCGGCCACCAGAAGTGGACGCCCATCTCCGGCATCTCCACCGAGCGCGACTTCGTGGAGACGCCGTCCATGCTGCTCCAGCAGTGGGCGGAGCAGCCGGAGGTGCTCAAGAGCTTCGCCAAGCACCATGAGACCAACGAGCCCATCCCCGCGGAGATGGTGGAGAAGCTGCGCGCGTCGAAGGAGTTCGGCCTGGGCCTGTGGGCGCGCCGCCAGCTCTTCCTGTCCGCGGTCAGCCTCCAGTACTACTCGCGCGCGCCGGGCTTCGACACGTCCGCGGTGCTGTCGGAGCTGCAGAAGAAGCTGTCCCCCTTCCGCCACGAGTACCGCGACGGCACCCACTTCGAGCTCGCCTTCGGGCACCTGGATGGGTACTCGGCCGCGTACTACACGTACCTCTGGTCCTCCGTCATCGCGAAGGACCTGGAGTCCGAGTTCCAGCAGAAGGGCTACCTGGATCGCGACACGGCGATGAAGTACCGCAAGACGGTGCTGGAGCCCGGCGGCTCCAAGCCCGCTGGTGAGCTGGTGCAGGACTTCCTCGGCCGGCCGTACGCCTTCGAGGCCTACCGCGCGTACCTCGACGGCGCCTCGAAGACGACGGGCACCGCGAAGGACTCGAAGTAG
- a CDS encoding DHA2 family efflux MFS transporter permease subunit — MEFLDSTALSTALPTLSVAFGTDPVHLKLALTSYILALAVLAPASGWIADRFGPRRVFMTAMVVFLVGSMLCGFSRSLAQLVVFRTLQGLGGALMTPVGRLIVVNSAPREKLVSAMSWFTMPALVGPLLGPPLAGFILGVADWPWIFFINVPVGVLGMWAVARFVPPLHQPDPGPFDTKGFALAVVAITALMGTAETVGIGLVPGGVQAGIALVAVGALVAYVRHALRTPRPVLDVRLLRVPTFRASMVGGALVRIGLGATPFLLPLLFQVGLGWGPLEAGLVTIGTGLGAFACKPVAPALIRRVGFRQTLIASNLLTAALTAVPAFFRAGTPIPLIIGMLVSSGFMRSLQFTATNTVAYADIPRETVSNASTMAVVTQQMALSVGISFGGLMLHVARGGGDVRLTPDRFLLPFIAIGVVSSLAGPLFRRLPPDAGAHIGGRTVARG; from the coding sequence ATGGAGTTCCTGGACTCCACGGCGTTGTCCACCGCGCTGCCCACGCTGTCGGTGGCGTTCGGGACGGACCCCGTCCACCTCAAGCTCGCGCTGACGTCGTACATCCTGGCCCTGGCGGTGCTGGCGCCCGCGAGCGGGTGGATCGCCGACCGCTTCGGCCCTCGCCGCGTCTTCATGACCGCGATGGTCGTGTTCCTCGTGGGCTCCATGCTGTGCGGCTTCTCCCGGTCGCTCGCGCAGCTCGTGGTCTTCCGCACCCTGCAGGGCCTGGGCGGCGCGCTGATGACGCCCGTGGGCCGGCTCATCGTCGTCAACTCGGCGCCGCGCGAGAAGCTGGTGTCCGCGATGAGCTGGTTCACCATGCCCGCGCTGGTGGGGCCGCTGCTGGGGCCGCCGCTCGCGGGCTTCATCCTGGGCGTCGCGGACTGGCCGTGGATCTTCTTCATCAACGTGCCGGTGGGCGTGCTGGGCATGTGGGCCGTGGCGCGCTTCGTGCCCCCGCTGCACCAGCCAGACCCCGGCCCGTTCGACACGAAGGGCTTCGCCCTGGCCGTCGTCGCCATCACGGCGCTGATGGGCACGGCGGAGACGGTGGGCATCGGGCTCGTTCCGGGGGGCGTGCAGGCCGGCATCGCGCTGGTGGCGGTGGGGGCGCTCGTCGCCTACGTGCGCCACGCGCTGCGCACGCCGCGCCCCGTGCTCGACGTGCGCCTGCTCCGGGTGCCCACCTTCCGCGCCAGCATGGTGGGCGGCGCGCTGGTGCGCATTGGCCTGGGCGCCACGCCCTTCCTCCTGCCGCTGCTCTTCCAGGTGGGCCTGGGCTGGGGACCGCTGGAGGCGGGGCTCGTCACCATCGGGACGGGGTTGGGGGCCTTCGCGTGCAAGCCGGTGGCGCCCGCGCTCATCCGGCGCGTGGGCTTCCGCCAGACGCTCATCGCGTCCAACCTGCTCACCGCCGCGCTGACGGCCGTGCCGGCCTTCTTCCGCGCGGGCACGCCCATCCCGCTCATCATCGGCATGCTCGTGAGCAGCGGCTTCATGCGCTCGCTGCAGTTCACCGCCACCAACACGGTGGCGTACGCGGACATCCCCCGGGAGACGGTGAGCAACGCCTCCACGATGGCGGTGGTGACGCAGCAGATGGCGCTGAGCGTGGGCATCAGCTTCGGCGGCCTGATGCTGCACGTGGCGCGCGGCGGCGGTGACGTGCGCCTCACGCCGGACCGCTTCCTGCTGCCGTTCATCGCCATTGGCGTCGTGTCGTCGCTGGCCGGGCCCCTCTTCCGCCGGCTCCCGCCCGACGCGGGCGCGCACATTGGCGGCAGGACCGTGGCGCGCGGCTGA